The proteins below are encoded in one region of Halocatena salina:
- a CDS encoding ATP synthase subunit B encodes MKEYQTITEISGPLVFVETDEPIGYDEMVEIETPSGETRRGQVLEAASDHVAIQVFEGTDGIDRDSSVRFLGETLKMPVTEDLLGRVLDGSGQPIDGGPDIVPDERHDIIGSAINPTAREYPEEFIQTGVSAIDGMNTLVRGQKLPIFSASGLPHNELALQIARQATVPEEAADEDEEESEFAVVFGAMGITAEEANEFMDDFERTGALERSVVFMNLADDPAVERTITPRLVLTTAEYLAFEKDYHVLVILTDMTNYCEALREIGAAREEVPGRRGYPGYMYTDLAELYERAGRIDGREGSVTQIPILTMPGDDETHPIPDLTGYITEGQIYIDRDLQSQDISPPINVLPSLSRLMDDGIGEGLTREDHADVSDQLYAAYAEGEDLRDLVNIVGREALSESDNQYLDFAERFETEFVDQGFTTDRDIDETLDIAWDLLSMLPRSELNRIGEDLLEEYYTDDEEQEPVEATAD; translated from the coding sequence ATGAAAGAGTATCAAACGATCACGGAGATCAGCGGTCCGCTGGTGTTCGTAGAGACGGACGAACCGATCGGCTACGATGAGATGGTCGAGATCGAAACACCGTCCGGTGAGACCCGCCGCGGACAGGTGCTCGAAGCAGCCAGCGATCACGTAGCGATTCAGGTGTTCGAGGGGACTGACGGCATCGATCGAGATTCGTCAGTTCGCTTTTTGGGTGAGACGCTTAAAATGCCCGTCACCGAGGATCTTCTCGGTCGGGTGCTCGATGGCTCCGGACAGCCGATCGACGGTGGGCCGGACATCGTTCCCGACGAACGTCACGACATCATCGGTTCCGCGATCAACCCGACCGCGCGGGAGTACCCTGAGGAGTTCATCCAGACGGGAGTTTCAGCGATCGACGGCATGAACACGCTTGTTCGCGGCCAGAAGCTGCCGATCTTCTCGGCATCAGGGCTGCCACACAACGAGCTGGCGCTCCAGATCGCCCGACAGGCGACCGTGCCAGAAGAGGCCGCTGACGAAGACGAGGAAGAATCGGAGTTCGCCGTGGTGTTCGGCGCGATGGGGATCACCGCAGAGGAGGCAAACGAGTTCATGGACGACTTCGAGCGCACGGGTGCGCTGGAACGCTCGGTGGTGTTCATGAATCTGGCCGACGATCCGGCAGTCGAGCGGACGATCACGCCGCGTCTGGTGTTGACGACCGCGGAGTATCTCGCCTTCGAGAAGGATTACCACGTGCTCGTCATCCTGACGGACATGACCAACTACTGCGAAGCGCTGCGTGAGATCGGCGCGGCCCGCGAGGAGGTTCCCGGTCGTCGTGGCTATCCGGGATACATGTACACTGATCTGGCGGAGCTGTACGAGCGCGCCGGCCGCATCGACGGCCGGGAGGGATCGGTAACCCAGATCCCGATTCTGACGATGCCCGGTGACGACGAGACCCATCCGATCCCGGATCTGACCGGCTACATCACGGAGGGACAGATCTACATCGATCGGGATCTCCAGTCACAGGATATCAGCCCACCGATCAACGTGTTACCCAGCCTCTCGCGGCTGATGGACGACGGGATCGGAGAGGGGCTCACGCGCGAAGATCACGCGGACGTTTCCGATCAGTTGTATGCGGCCTACGCGGAGGGTGAGGATCTGCGCGATCTCGTGAACATCGTTGGCCGCGAGGCGCTGTCAGAAAGCGACAACCAGTATCTCGACTTCGCCGAACGGTTCGAAACCGAGTTCGTCGATCAAGGGTTCACTACTGATCGGGACATCGACGAGACGCTCGATATCGCGTGGGATCTGCTGTCGATGCTCCCTCGGTCCGAACTCAACCGGATCGGCGAGGACCTCCTCGAAGAGTACTACACTGACGACGAAGAGCAAGAACCAGTCGAAGCCACTGCGGACTAA
- a CDS encoding ATP synthase subunit A, whose translation MSQATQEQTVSDDGVIESVSGPVVTATDLDARMNDVVYVGEEGLMGEVIEIEGNITTIQVYEETSAVSPGEPVTNTGEPLTVDLGPGMLDTIYDGVQRPLDVLEDQMGAFLDRGVDAPGIDLEKTWEFTPSVEVGDEVGPGDVVGTVDETISIEHKVLVPPDFEGGEVESIEAGSFTVTEAVTTLDSGEEVTMHQEWPVREARPTVEKQTPTTPLVSGQRILDGLFPLAKGGTAAIPGPFGSGKTVTQQSLAKFADADIVVYVGCGERGNEMTEVIDDFPELPDPQTGNPLMARTCLIANTSNMPVAARESCVYTGITIAEYYRDMGYDVALMADSTSRWAEAMREISSRLEEMPGEEGYPAYLAARLSAFYERAGYFENVNGSEGSISVIGAVSPPGGDFSEPVTQNTLRIVKTFWALDADLAERRHFPAINWDESYSLYRSQLDPWFENEIADDWSETRQWAINTLDEESELQEIVQLVGKDALPEDQQLTLEVARYLREAWLQQNAFHDVDRYCPPEKTYQILTAIKAFNDEAFEALDAGVPVDEITSVDAVPRLNRIATTPDEEAAEFVSDLTDEITSQLREKY comes from the coding sequence ATGAGTCAGGCAACACAGGAGCAGACCGTCAGCGATGACGGCGTTATCGAAAGCGTGAGCGGTCCAGTCGTGACCGCCACGGACCTCGACGCCCGGATGAACGACGTCGTGTACGTCGGTGAAGAAGGGCTAATGGGCGAGGTTATCGAGATCGAAGGCAACATAACGACGATTCAGGTGTATGAGGAAACCTCGGCCGTATCCCCCGGCGAGCCGGTGACGAACACTGGCGAGCCGTTGACGGTGGATCTCGGACCGGGAATGCTCGACACCATCTACGACGGCGTCCAACGGCCCCTCGACGTGCTCGAAGACCAAATGGGCGCGTTCCTCGACCGCGGGGTTGATGCGCCCGGTATCGACCTCGAAAAAACGTGGGAGTTCACACCGTCGGTCGAAGTCGGTGACGAGGTCGGACCCGGCGACGTCGTCGGAACGGTCGACGAGACGATCAGCATCGAGCACAAGGTGCTCGTTCCCCCGGATTTCGAGGGCGGTGAAGTCGAATCGATCGAAGCGGGATCGTTCACCGTCACGGAGGCGGTCACCACGCTCGATTCGGGTGAGGAGGTCACGATGCACCAAGAATGGCCGGTGCGTGAGGCTCGCCCGACCGTCGAAAAACAGACACCCACCACGCCGCTGGTGTCGGGCCAACGAATCCTCGATGGGCTGTTCCCGCTGGCGAAAGGCGGGACGGCCGCGATCCCGGGACCCTTCGGCTCGGGGAAAACCGTCACCCAACAGTCGCTGGCGAAGTTCGCAGACGCCGACATCGTGGTCTACGTCGGCTGTGGGGAGCGGGGCAACGAGATGACCGAGGTCATCGACGACTTCCCCGAGCTACCGGACCCCCAGACCGGCAACCCCCTGATGGCCCGGACGTGCCTTATCGCTAACACCTCGAACATGCCCGTCGCGGCCCGGGAATCATGTGTGTACACCGGCATCACCATCGCGGAGTACTACCGCGACATGGGGTACGACGTGGCGCTGATGGCGGATTCGACCTCGCGGTGGGCTGAAGCCATGCGTGAGATCAGCTCGCGGCTCGAAGAAATGCCCGGCGAGGAGGGCTATCCCGCGTATCTCGCCGCGCGTTTGTCAGCGTTCTACGAGCGTGCTGGCTACTTCGAGAACGTGAACGGCTCCGAGGGATCCATCTCGGTGATCGGGGCGGTTTCCCCGCCCGGTGGTGACTTCTCAGAACCCGTCACACAGAACACGCTGCGCATCGTCAAGACGTTCTGGGCGCTCGATGCTGATCTCGCAGAGCGTCGTCACTTCCCGGCGATCAACTGGGACGAATCGTACTCGCTGTACCGCAGTCAGTTGGATCCGTGGTTTGAGAACGAGATCGCGGACGACTGGTCGGAGACGCGTCAGTGGGCGATCAACACGCTGGACGAGGAATCGGAACTTCAAGAGATCGTCCAGCTCGTCGGAAAGGACGCACTGCCGGAAGACCAGCAGCTTACCCTCGAGGTGGCTCGTTACCTCCGAGAAGCATGGCTCCAGCAGAACGCGTTCCACGACGTGGACCGGTACTGTCCGCCGGAGAAAACCTACCAGATCCTCACGGCGATCAAGGCGTTCAACGACGAGGCGTTTGAGGCGCTGGACGCCGGGGTGCCCGTCGACGAGATCACCTCAGTCGACGCGGTCCCGCGTTTGAATCGTATCGCAACCACTCCCGACGAGGAGGCCGCGGAGTTCGTCTCCGACCTCACCGACGAGATCACGAGCCAACTTCGAGAGAAATACTGA
- a CDS encoding V-type ATP synthase subunit F — MSHQDTNASQEIGVIGSQEFTTGFRLAGVRRFETVPEEQKSEGLDDAVETMVNDEDIGIIVMHDEDLSYLSRQLRTEVETSVDPVLVTLGGGAGSGGLREQIKRAIGIDLMDE, encoded by the coding sequence ATGAGCCACCAGGACACCAACGCAAGTCAGGAGATCGGCGTCATCGGAAGCCAAGAGTTCACCACCGGGTTCCGACTGGCCGGTGTTCGTCGATTCGAAACCGTTCCGGAAGAACAGAAATCTGAGGGTCTCGACGACGCTGTCGAGACGATGGTGAACGACGAGGACATCGGGATCATCGTGATGCACGACGAGGATCTCTCGTACCTTTCCAGACAGTTACGAACCGAGGTCGAAACGAGCGTCGATCCCGTGCTCGTCACGCTGGGTGGCGGGGCCGGGAGCGGTGGACTCCGCGAGCAGATCAAGCGAGCGATCGGTATCGACCTCATGGATGAGTAA
- a CDS encoding V-type ATP synthase subunit C, with protein MNTTVDTANYGYVTARVRVRRAALFDEDDYRKLVRMGPGEIARFMEETEYETEMNALGSRHDGVDLIEYALNRNLAKHFDDLLTFAGGELYDNIARYLRKFDAWNVKTVIRGVYTDAGQQTIADDLIRAGAFSDELLDQLTEAGSIEMVVEQLSNTIFGPALEEAYADYEEMDVLVPLENAIDRAFYSDLLGDVPENPSEPTALYVQLLRAEIDFRNIRNALRLARSGADIDPSEYFISGGQLFEESELAQLTTNVGQLTEYLRQSSYRSDLENALDDLEEADSLIEFERALDRALLEYTDALTNRYHLSICPVIAYIRAKEREVDNIRAIARGKEAGLTDEEIEEELVIV; from the coding sequence ATGAACACGACGGTTGATACGGCGAACTACGGTTACGTCACGGCGCGCGTTCGGGTCCGCCGGGCGGCCCTGTTCGATGAGGACGATTACCGCAAGCTCGTTCGCATGGGTCCGGGAGAGATCGCCCGGTTCATGGAAGAAACTGAGTACGAAACCGAGATGAACGCGCTCGGATCGCGTCACGACGGCGTCGATCTCATCGAGTACGCGCTCAACCGCAACTTAGCGAAGCACTTCGATGATCTGCTCACGTTCGCGGGCGGAGAGCTGTACGACAACATCGCGAGGTATCTCCGGAAGTTCGACGCGTGGAACGTAAAGACGGTCATTCGCGGTGTGTACACTGACGCCGGACAACAGACGATCGCGGACGATCTGATCCGTGCCGGGGCGTTCTCCGATGAGCTGTTGGATCAGCTCACGGAAGCGGGTTCGATCGAGATGGTGGTCGAGCAGCTGTCTAACACCATCTTCGGACCAGCGCTCGAAGAGGCCTACGCCGACTATGAAGAAATGGACGTGCTCGTCCCGCTCGAAAACGCGATCGATCGCGCGTTCTACTCGGATCTGCTCGGTGACGTTCCGGAAAACCCCTCGGAGCCGACGGCGCTGTACGTTCAGTTGTTGCGCGCTGAGATCGACTTCCGAAACATCCGCAACGCACTCCGGCTCGCGCGCAGCGGTGCGGACATCGATCCCAGCGAGTATTTCATCTCCGGTGGGCAGTTGTTCGAGGAGTCCGAGCTGGCACAGCTCACGACCAACGTGGGACAGCTCACGGAGTACCTTCGTCAAAGTTCCTACAGGAGTGATCTAGAGAATGCGCTCGACGACCTCGAAGAAGCGGACAGCCTCATCGAGTTCGAACGGGCTCTTGATCGGGCGCTGTTGGAGTACACGGACGCGCTAACGAACCGGTATCATCTGTCGATCTGTCCGGTAATCGCGTACATCCGTGCCAAAGAGCGCGAAGTCGATAACATCAGAGCGATCGCGCGCGGCAAGGAGGCAGGACTAACGGACGAAGAGATCGAAGAAGAACTGGTGATCGTATGA
- a CDS encoding V-type ATP synthase subunit E yields MSLDTVVEDIREEARARADDIREEAEEEAQSIIAEAESEAEEIVEQREREVERTIEQEREQRLSSAKLEAKQQRLEARRTILESVRASIESELTTLEASREELTHTLLDDAAEEFDGDAAVDVYGRDDDAELIKSILEDEGYDGFTYAGEYDCLGGVVVESDSSRVRVNNTFDSVFEDVWDDNLREVSERLFEAKNEHDG; encoded by the coding sequence ATGAGCCTTGATACGGTCGTAGAGGACATTCGAGAGGAAGCCCGCGCGCGTGCAGACGATATACGCGAAGAGGCAGAGGAGGAGGCCCAGTCGATCATCGCAGAGGCCGAGTCGGAGGCCGAAGAGATCGTCGAACAGCGCGAGCGCGAGGTCGAACGAACGATCGAACAAGAACGAGAACAGCGCCTTTCAAGCGCCAAACTCGAAGCGAAACAACAGCGCCTCGAAGCACGTCGTACCATCCTTGAGTCGGTTCGAGCATCGATCGAGTCGGAACTCACAACGCTCGAAGCGAGTCGAGAAGAGCTGACCCACACGCTGCTCGACGACGCCGCCGAAGAGTTCGACGGCGACGCGGCCGTCGACGTGTACGGCCGCGACGACGACGCCGAGCTGATCAAGTCGATCCTCGAAGACGAAGGGTACGACGGATTCACCTACGCTGGCGAGTACGACTGTCTCGGTGGCGTGGTCGTCGAAAGCGACAGTTCACGGGTCCGTGTGAACAACACGTTCGATTCCGTGTTCGAGGACGTTTGGGACGACAATCTGCGCGAGGTGAGCGAGCGGTTATTCGAAGCAAAGAATGAACACGACGGTTGA
- a CDS encoding F0F1 ATP synthase subunit C, with translation MELQLTAAFLNAMVLQAGESAAAIPPATGAAIGFGLAAIGAGYAERSIGSAAVGAIAEDRGMLGYGVLLTVIPETIVIFGLVVVFLLQ, from the coding sequence ATGGAACTCCAACTCACCGCAGCGTTTCTCAATGCTATGGTACTGCAAGCAGGTGAATCTGCCGCCGCGATCCCACCCGCAACGGGTGCAGCGATCGGTTTCGGACTCGCAGCAATCGGGGCTGGCTACGCCGAGCGTAGCATCGGATCGGCAGCCGTCGGTGCGATCGCCGAAGACAGAGGCATGCTCGGGTACGGTGTCCTCCTGACGGTTATTCCGGAGACGATCGTCATTTTCGGACTCGTCGTCGTCTTCCTCCTCCAATAA
- a CDS encoding V-type ATP synthase subunit I, producing the protein MLRPERMSRVSVTGSTQVMDEVIETIHGMRLLHLTDYDGTWKGFDPGDPIEGADEASEKLVTVRSLQSILDMDEDADASDRVVTTDALENELESIRQSVNELDDQRSDLTDQLRAIEDRIEMMEPFATLGIDLDLLSGYDSLSVAVGEGDPTAIEAALTESDITEFELFEENGVVAVFARVDDGVPRDTSSEEQNAASGRTSSGSLEDQLVGTSFSTYDIPDADSDPEQYIEELRHERQQLESELGTVEDQLDEMRAEHGDFLFAAEEALTIDVQRQEAPLSFATTENAFVSEGWIPTERFGEFVETLHSAVGDHVEIDELERASYNGDGHLIDREDVGGTPDRADPTTAVEGSEQVAPDGGSEQSMSKSEPPVVQDNPGPVSSFEALVDAYARPKYSEFDPSIIVFLTFPTLFGFMIGDLGYGLLYAAIGLAIVSKSDGVVADLGRIALWAGGFTALFGILYGEFFGLHQLGDVLWKGKPPLHKGLIPAYGEFADLWLVLSLLIGMVHMTFGYVFDFYEHLSHGASDAIRESGSWLLMLFGLWVWIFAGTPPANVVPGFLFGPESVFNGNPVSLGFTGFSETIGMLGGGAFLIGVALAATTEIAEFIEAVFLKVLSDVLSYTRITAVLLAKAGMAFAVNLLVFGAYEHHGEYHFLFFSEKTPGEVPAEEMIFAGLLNGSGVELLLGAVGGVIIFVAGHLLVLALGVTSAGLQSIRLEWVEFFQKFYEGGGEEYSPFGHVRRFTSKE; encoded by the coding sequence ATGCTCAGACCTGAGCGAATGAGCCGGGTATCGGTGACCGGCTCTACCCAAGTGATGGACGAAGTGATCGAAACTATCCACGGAATGCGTCTGCTCCACCTCACCGACTACGATGGGACGTGGAAGGGTTTCGACCCGGGTGATCCGATCGAAGGAGCAGACGAAGCGTCCGAGAAGCTCGTCACCGTCCGGTCGCTACAGAGCATTCTCGACATGGACGAGGACGCCGATGCATCCGACCGTGTCGTCACCACCGACGCGCTGGAGAACGAACTCGAATCCATCAGGCAGTCGGTCAACGAACTCGACGACCAGCGGAGCGATCTGACCGACCAGCTGCGGGCGATCGAGGATCGCATCGAAATGATGGAGCCGTTCGCCACGCTGGGCATCGATCTCGATCTACTGTCCGGGTACGATTCGCTTTCGGTTGCGGTCGGTGAGGGCGATCCGACGGCGATCGAAGCCGCGCTAACGGAATCGGACATCACGGAGTTCGAGTTGTTCGAGGAAAACGGCGTCGTCGCCGTGTTCGCGCGCGTCGACGACGGAGTACCACGGGATACAAGCAGCGAAGAGCAAAACGCCGCGAGCGGTCGGACGTCGTCCGGCAGCCTTGAAGACCAGCTCGTAGGCACCTCGTTTTCCACCTACGACATCCCGGATGCGGACAGCGACCCGGAGCAGTACATCGAAGAGCTGCGACACGAGCGCCAACAGCTCGAATCCGAACTCGGGACGGTCGAAGACCAGCTCGATGAGATGCGAGCAGAACACGGCGACTTCCTGTTCGCAGCTGAAGAGGCACTGACCATCGACGTACAGCGCCAAGAAGCACCGTTGTCATTCGCGACGACCGAGAACGCGTTCGTTTCGGAAGGCTGGATACCCACCGAGCGATTCGGCGAGTTCGTCGAGACGCTTCACAGTGCTGTCGGGGACCACGTGGAGATCGACGAGCTCGAACGCGCGTCGTACAACGGTGACGGCCACCTCATCGACCGCGAGGACGTTGGGGGCACCCCCGACAGAGCCGATCCAACTACCGCCGTCGAAGGGAGCGAACAGGTCGCCCCCGATGGCGGTAGCGAGCAGTCGATGAGTAAGAGCGAGCCGCCCGTGGTACAAGACAACCCCGGACCGGTTTCGTCGTTCGAGGCGCTCGTCGACGCCTACGCCCGGCCGAAATACTCCGAATTCGACCCGTCGATCATCGTGTTCCTCACGTTCCCGACCCTGTTCGGGTTCATGATCGGTGATCTCGGGTACGGACTGCTGTACGCCGCGATCGGGCTGGCCATCGTCTCGAAGTCCGACGGCGTCGTTGCCGATCTCGGCCGGATCGCGCTGTGGGCCGGTGGGTTTACGGCGCTGTTCGGCATCCTGTACGGCGAGTTCTTCGGCTTGCACCAGCTCGGAGACGTTCTCTGGAAGGGCAAGCCACCGCTTCACAAGGGACTGATCCCAGCCTACGGCGAGTTCGCCGATCTGTGGCTGGTGTTGAGCCTCCTCATCGGGATGGTTCACATGACGTTCGGCTACGTGTTCGACTTCTATGAGCATCTCAGTCACGGCGCAAGCGACGCCATCCGCGAGAGCGGCTCGTGGCTGTTGATGCTGTTCGGGCTGTGGGTGTGGATCTTCGCCGGTACACCACCGGCCAACGTCGTGCCCGGATTCCTCTTCGGACCGGAATCGGTGTTCAACGGTAATCCAGTTTCGCTCGGATTCACTGGATTCTCCGAAACGATCGGAATGCTCGGAGGGGGTGCCTTCCTCATTGGGGTGGCGTTGGCCGCCACCACCGAGATCGCAGAGTTCATCGAGGCGGTGTTCCTGAAGGTGCTGTCCGACGTGCTTTCCTACACCCGGATCACGGCGGTGTTGCTCGCAAAAGCGGGGATGGCGTTTGCCGTCAACCTCCTCGTGTTCGGTGCTTACGAACACCACGGCGAGTACCACTTCCTCTTTTTCAGCGAGAAGACGCCCGGTGAAGTCCCTGCCGAAGAGATGATCTTCGCCGGACTTCTCAACGGCTCCGGCGTCGAGTTACTCCTCGGAGCGGTCGGTGGAGTGATCATCTTCGTGGCTGGACACCTCCTCGTGCTCGCGCTCGGGGTGACCAGTGCCGGACTCCAGTCCATCCGTCTCGAATGGGTGGAGTTCTTCCAGAAATTCTACGAAGGCGGCGGTGAGGAATACTCCCCGTTCGGGCACGTCCGTCGGTTCACGAGCAAGGAGTAA
- the ahaH gene encoding ATP synthase archaeal subunit H — MARPEVLDRIKEAEDDVDEIVAEAEADREEIIAEAHERADEIRSEAEQKADELAEQRLSDARAEIERERESIIEQGESEREALEANASEHKEEVTEEILTTFEETVHAQT, encoded by the coding sequence ATGGCCAGACCCGAGGTTCTGGATCGAATCAAGGAGGCCGAGGACGATGTCGATGAAATCGTGGCCGAGGCAGAAGCCGACCGCGAGGAAATCATCGCCGAGGCGCACGAACGAGCCGATGAGATACGCTCGGAAGCCGAACAGAAAGCGGACGAGCTGGCCGAACAGCGGCTCAGCGACGCCCGAGCGGAGATCGAACGCGAACGCGAATCGATCATAGAGCAAGGAGAATCCGAGCGTGAGGCCCTCGAAGCGAACGCGAGCGAGCACAAAGAGGAAGTAACCGAGGAGATCCTCACGACGTTCGAAGAGACCGTCCATGCTCAGACCTGA
- a CDS encoding methyltransferase domain-containing protein: protein MRTVMAVCEQVHRMGILEHKARARIFYKYLSKVYDEVNAFIWTEEMRTEAIELLDIDSEDSVLDVGCGTGFATEGLFEHTERIHGLDQSTHQLEQAKQKFGAQGSVRFYRGDAERLPFADSTFDIVWSSGSIEYWPKPVEALKECRRVVKPDGRVLIVGPNYPSRTLFQKLADAIMLFYDESEADRMFQSAGFEEFEHHLMGPSHSPEIAITTVATP, encoded by the coding sequence ATCCGCACTGTTATGGCGGTGTGCGAGCAAGTCCATCGTATGGGAATCCTCGAACACAAGGCTCGTGCACGGATATTTTACAAGTATCTCTCGAAGGTGTACGACGAGGTGAACGCGTTCATCTGGACCGAAGAGATGCGCACCGAAGCCATCGAATTGCTCGACATCGACTCTGAGGACAGCGTGCTCGACGTGGGGTGTGGGACGGGGTTTGCGACAGAAGGTTTGTTCGAACACACCGAACGGATCCACGGTCTCGACCAGAGCACTCACCAACTCGAACAGGCGAAACAGAAGTTCGGAGCTCAGGGATCAGTTCGATTCTATCGCGGTGACGCGGAACGGCTTCCATTCGCTGATTCGACGTTCGACATCGTTTGGTCGTCCGGCTCGATCGAGTACTGGCCCAAACCGGTCGAGGCGCTCAAAGAGTGTCGGCGGGTCGTCAAACCCGATGGACGCGTGCTCATCGTCGGTCCAAACTACCCCTCCCGAACGCTGTTTCAAAAACTCGCCGACGCGATCATGCTCTTTTATGACGAATCCGAAGCCGACCGTATGTTCCAGAGCGCGGGTTTCGAGGAGTTCGAACACCACCTCATGGGTCCCTCCCACAGTCCCGAAATCGCCATTACCACGGTTGCAACGCCGTGA
- a CDS encoding type IV pilin N-terminal domain-containing protein, with protein MSDRGASTVVGIIVLVGITVVLAGAFGAMVLTQAPASESQQAVFALTADSATQTITLTHESGADLTPETLRLTIAVDGEPIAHQPPVPFFAAKGFIGGPTGPFNSAYEGNWTAGQSASLRLASTNTRFRPGTAVNVRLYAEDRLVASLKTRA; from the coding sequence GTGTCCGATCGTGGCGCGTCTACCGTCGTTGGGATCATCGTCCTCGTGGGGATCACGGTCGTGTTGGCCGGGGCGTTCGGCGCGATGGTACTCACACAAGCCCCAGCATCGGAGTCCCAGCAAGCGGTATTCGCGCTCACCGCCGACAGCGCAACCCAAACGATCACGCTCACCCACGAGAGCGGGGCCGACCTCACTCCGGAGACGCTCCGGTTGACGATCGCTGTCGACGGCGAGCCGATCGCTCACCAACCGCCGGTTCCGTTTTTCGCCGCGAAAGGATTCATCGGCGGCCCGACCGGCCCATTCAACAGCGCATACGAAGGTAACTGGACGGCAGGACAGTCCGCGAGTCTCCGGCTTGCGAGCACCAACACCCGATTTCGGCCGGGCACGGCGGTGAACGTTCGTCTGTACGCCGAAGACCGGTTGGTGGCGTCGCTCAAAACCCGCGCGTAG
- a CDS encoding DUF7096 domain-containing protein gives MRSSRIPVVGMIVLLTLAGIPPSVTAPLPSDQSQNGAGTVKHTVNGELSYLSINGSIKRNDTVTLSQDVGSAVALDTIRFEQEYALTRIEAADKNATNETAFATNEIETVETRTKELRERQNDTVQAYNAGELTSETFLRELALIATEARRTQVLADYLTNAENDSLARQANDIKQELFMFQGPVRTRVRSALDGDSSAPNRFFVRTSSEGVVLATIDESDGEATYVREAYLDGARSRPDGPKNLNATYMREKVTEQYGISKDYIQEELGVTSFYQYRLYPPEYASEAGIKHYVDRGSGNVVFEHQKVTIEEERTVEHESQMSRNEELALTRKTTFPGGYMYVRLTHPDEGEPLNGTVSVDGRTVGTTDEGSLLMLQPPNGSTITGTVGTENVSVTVENDNRQPPAPAENP, from the coding sequence ATGCGTTCCTCCCGGATTCCCGTTGTAGGGATGATCGTACTTCTCACGCTCGCAGGGATACCTCCATCGGTGACCGCTCCCCTACCGTCGGATCAATCACAGAACGGTGCTGGAACGGTCAAACACACTGTCAACGGTGAGCTGTCGTATCTGTCGATAAACGGGTCGATCAAGCGCAACGACACCGTGACTCTGTCGCAGGACGTTGGTAGCGCCGTTGCGTTGGATACGATCAGGTTTGAACAAGAATACGCACTCACACGGATCGAAGCTGCTGACAAAAACGCGACCAACGAAACGGCGTTCGCTACCAACGAAATCGAAACGGTCGAAACACGGACCAAGGAGCTTCGAGAACGGCAGAACGATACAGTACAAGCGTACAACGCCGGGGAGCTGACCTCGGAGACGTTTCTCCGTGAACTGGCGCTGATCGCGACCGAAGCACGACGGACACAGGTACTAGCCGACTATCTCACTAATGCGGAAAATGACTCGCTCGCTCGCCAAGCGAACGATATTAAACAGGAATTATTCATGTTCCAAGGACCCGTTCGGACCAGAGTCCGATCGGCACTCGACGGCGATTCGAGCGCTCCAAACCGGTTTTTCGTTCGAACGTCCTCGGAGGGAGTGGTACTCGCAACGATCGACGAAAGTGACGGGGAAGCAACGTACGTGCGGGAAGCGTATCTCGACGGAGCGCGGAGCCGACCGGATGGTCCAAAAAATCTCAATGCGACGTATATGAGAGAGAAAGTGACCGAGCAGTACGGGATCAGTAAGGATTACATACAGGAGGAACTCGGGGTAACGTCGTTTTACCAGTATCGACTGTATCCCCCGGAGTACGCTTCGGAAGCCGGGATCAAACACTACGTCGATCGGGGGTCTGGAAACGTGGTTTTCGAACACCAAAAGGTCACGATCGAAGAGGAGCGAACGGTCGAGCACGAATCCCAAATGAGCCGGAACGAGGAGCTCGCACTCACACGAAAGACGACGTTCCCGGGGGGATACATGTACGTTCGCCTCACCCACCCGGATGAAGGAGAGCCACTCAACGGGACAGTCTCCGTCGACGGTCGAACGGTCGGCACGACAGATGAGGGCTCGCTGCTCATGCTCCAGCCGCCGAACGGAAGCACGATCACCGGCACTGTCGGTACCGAAAACGTCTCGGTCACCGTTGAGAACGACAACCGACAGCCACCGGCACCAGCCGAAAACCCGTGA